The Dehalococcoidia bacterium genome contains the following window.
CAGCGCGACGCCAGTCGATGAAATCGCGTATGCCGATACCACCAGCAGCCTCGGGTCGAACCGCTGGAGACCGTAGCCCCAGAAGGCCTTGGACGACAGGTTGCCCAGTCCGTTGACCGCAAGTGCGGACGCAGCGATGGCGCGGGAGAAACCGGCCTCGGTTGCGAACGGTATGGCGTGAATCAGTATCGCGGTCAGGGCAGCGAAATTCAGCCCGAATCCGGCCGTCAGCAGCCAGAAGCCGCTCGTCCTGAGCGCCTGGGAGCGGGTCAGCGAGGGCGGCTCCATCTTGGGTGGCGACGTGGAGGCTGGAAGTGGGTCGTCGCCTCCATCGCCGTCGGGACTCATGCCGTAGTCCTCTGGTGTTCGACGCATCACGAACGCAGCCGGCACGATGGCGAGCGTTACGAAAACGCCGAGAGCCGCGTAGCCCACTCGCCAGTCCCACGTGTCGACGATGAACGTGACGGTTACAGGCGAGACCATCCCGGCTAGCGAGACGCCTATGGAGCCGATGGCGAGCGCCCAGCCACGCCTTGCGATGAACCACTTGGAAACGGCGGCGTTGACCACCAGTGCGCCAAAGAGCGTCCAGCCAGCGAAGCCTGTGATCGCGTACAGCGCGAGGAATATCCAGAGATCCGACTGGATGCTCACTCCCAGGAAACAGAGCGTTGTGACTACCGCTCCCAGCAGCATGAGCGGACGCGGACCGTGGCGGTCCACCATCTCGCCCGCGATGATGCCTGACACCGCGCCGGTGGCGGCCGCGATCGACGTCGCGAGTGTGAACTGCCATACCTGCCAGCCCAGGTCGTCGACCATGGGCCTGAGAAACACGCCGACTACTGCCGGTCCAACCGCCATCCACGTGAACTGCCCCACGAGCGCAGCAGCAACGATCCACCAGCCGTAGAAGGGTCTTCTGAGGAGGGAGAGCAATACGGGACGCTAGTCGAGCGTCGCCACTCGGTGGGAGTTGATCCAGTCCCAGTCGAGGTCGAAGCCGAGGCCGGGGTTCGTCGGTGCTTCCAGGACACATTCGTCGTTGAGCTTGATGTCCTCGACCAGGCCGAACTGGTGGGCCTCGGTGGGCATCCAGTACTCGTAGTAGGCGCAGTTCTGCACCGAGCTGATCATGTGCAGGTTGGCTATGTTGAGCAGCGAGTTGCCTGCGGTGCCGATCTCGCAGTTGACGCCGAAGCCCTCGGCCATCGAGCACAGCTTCTTCAGCCCGGTGATGCCGAGCTTGCGCGCCGAGCCGCGCACCAGCCGGACTGCGTTGTGGCGTATGTAGTGGTAGCCGGTCTGGAACTGGTTCTCGGGTTTGTCGCTCATGCAGAGCGGCGTGATCAGCCTCTTGCTGAGCTCGGCGATGTTGTCGTACT
Protein-coding sequences here:
- a CDS encoding MFS transporter — its product is MLSLLRRPFYGWWIVAAALVGQFTWMAVGPAVVGVFLRPMVDDLGWQVWQFTLATSIAAATGAVSGIIAGEMVDRHGPRPLMLLGAVVTTLCFLGVSIQSDLWIFLALYAITGFAGWTLFGALVVNAAVSKWFIARRGWALAIGSIGVSLAGMVSPVTVTFIVDTWDWRVGYAALGVFVTLAIVPAAFVMRRTPEDYGMSPDGDGGDDPLPASTSPPKMEPPSLTRSQALRTSGFWLLTAGFGLNFAALTAILIHAIPFATEAGFSRAIAASALAVNGLGNLSSKAFWGYGLQRFDPRLLVVSAYAISSTGVALMVVAGATGQPAILFPAFFLYGFGFGGTIPLSEFIWARYFGRAHIGAIRGIGNPIAVVGTGVGPVLAGAWFDFSGDYNPAFIAAIVVYMIAAATIGISKDPLSDRR